One window of Salmo salar chromosome ssa11, Ssal_v3.1, whole genome shotgun sequence genomic DNA carries:
- the LOC106562986 gene encoding electrogenic sodium bicarbonate cotransporter 4 isoform X6: protein MAHDWQGGRSRSHHRYEEDVKEPQPVYIGVPVTHGYSKRRRRKHRSQREQEKHHTHRVQHAQHEHTRHEHTHHDNHHDYQEHYKEEEEQEQHDIFDPDSTVSPAAERLRYILGEDDDMPTPTLFTEMDTLQHDGDEMEWKESARWVKFEEKVEEGGERWSKPHVSTLTLHSLFELRTCIQTGSVLLDLEGYSLPQIVDDIVDRQVADGLIGPELREKVSFVLLRKHRHQHKKPIHLSLADMGKSNNSPTNPAQSRSMNDISDKPSTDQMKNKFMKKIPRDAEASNVLIGEVDFLDKPFVAFVRLAQATTLGGLTEVPVPTRFLFVLLGPHGKGKSYNEIGRAIATLMVDDLFSDVAYKARDRDDLIAGIDEFLDEVIVLPPGEWDPKIRIEPPKKVPSADMRKSVLNLNELGQVNGTAGGPGGGEDEEMPTPHELGEELQFTGRFCGGLWLDIKRKVPWILSDFSQGFHIQSISAVLFIYLGCITNAITFGGLLGDATDNYQGVMESFLGTALAGTVFCLLGGQPLIILSSTGPILIFEKLLYEFCKSNTIDYMELRLWIGLHSCLQCLILVATDASYIIKYITRFTEEGFSSLISFIFISDAIKKMVGSFKYYPINRVFKPDYVTTYRCDCIAPDQAAAMAFNVSVPLADDNMTDLYNLTGLDWSQLSKKECVKYGGALLGNACKYVPDLALISFILFFGTYSMTVSLKKFKTSRYFPTKCRSLVGDFSIIISILVFCGIDYLLGLDTPKLHVPTEVKLRKLISDFSIFMSIMTFVGLDMLVGLDTPKLIVPTEFQPTRPDRGWVVMPFGKNPWWVYVASGVPALLVTILIFMDQQISAVIVNRKENKLKKGCGYHLDLFWVGILMAVCSFLGLPWYVAATVISIAHIDSLKMESESSAPGEQPQFLGVREQRLTGILVFVLTGVSIFLAPVLQYIPMPVLYGVFLYMGVASLAGIQFWERIKLYLMPAKHQPDFSFLRHVPLRRVHLFTLVQIICLAVLWTLKSTVAAIIFPVMILGLMVVRKMMDLMFSQHDLAWLDDILPEKDKKKEKDGKKKKDNKRTKAAEPESDEEPKSPLPPPVKIPMDTIDLPSAPDPSVSPPTQPPVSDCE, encoded by the exons aTGGCACATGATTGGCAGGGAGGTAGAAGTAGGAGTCACCACCGATATGAGGAAGACGTTAAGG aaccccagcctgtgtatattggtgttCCGGTAACACACGGCTACAGCAAAAGGAGACGCCGTAAACACCGCTCCCAACGCGaacaagagaaacaccacacacacCGCGTCCAACACGCACAACATGAACACACACGtcacgaacacacacaccacgACAATCACCATGACTACCAGGAACACTAcaaagaggaagaggagcaggagcAACATGACATATTTGACCCTGACTCCACAG TGTCCCCGGCGGCGGAGAGGCTGCGCTACATCCTGGGTGAAGATGACGACATGCCGACGCCCACTCTGTTTACGGAGATGGACACGCTGCAACACGATGGAGACGAGATGGAGTGGAAAGAGTCTgctag gtGGGTGAAGTTTgaagagaaggtggaggagggaggagagaggtggagtaaGCCCCATGTGTCCACCCTGACCCTCCACAGTCTGTTTGAGCTGAGGACCTGTATCCAGACTGGCAGTGTGCTGCTGGATCTGGAGGGATACTCCCTGCCACAGatagtgg aTGACATCGTGGATCGCCAGGTGGCAGAcggtctgattggtccagaacTGAGGGAGAAGGTCAGCTTTGTGTTGCTACGGAAACATCGCCACCAGCATAAGAAACCCATCCACCTCTCGCTAGCCGACATGGGCAAATCAAACAACTCCCCCAcaa ATCCCGCGCAAAGCCGAAGCATGAACGACATTTCAGACAAGCCGAGCACAGACCAG atgaAAAACAAGTTCATGAAGAAGATTCCTCGTGATGCAGAGGCGTCTAACGTTCTGATTGGAGAAGTGGACTTCCTGGATAAACCATTTGTAGCGTTCGTACGTCTGGCCCAAGCTACCACACTGGGAGGCCTGACCGAGGTCCCAGTAcctaccag GTTTCTGTTTGTCTTGCTGGGTCCTCATGGCAAAGGCAAGTCCTACAACGAGATTGGCCGAGCTATCGCCACGCTCATGGTGGATGAC TTGTTCAGTGACGTGGCGTATAAAGCCCGGGACCGTGATGACCTGATCGCGGGGATTGATGAGTTTCTGGATGAGGTCATCGTTCTGCCCCCAGGGGAGTGGGACCCCAAAATACGCATTGAGCCCCCCAAGAAGGTCCCCTCTGCTGACATGAG GAAGTCTGTGCTGAACCTGAACGAGCTAGGCCAGGTGAACGGGACGGCTGGAGggccaggaggaggagaggacgagGAGATGCCCACCCCCCACGAACTGGGAGAGGAACTGCAATTCACTGGCAG gttCTGTGGAGGCCTGTGGCTGGACATTAAGAGGAAGGTCCCGTGGATCCTTAGTGATTTCTCCCAGGGCTTTCACATCCAGTCCATCTCCGCTGTTCTGTTCATCTACCTGGGCTGCATCACCAACGCCATCACCTTCGGAGGCCTGCTGGGGGACGCCACAGACAACTACCag GGTGTGATGGAGAGTTTCCTGGGTACAGCGTTAGCAGGGACAGTGTTCTGTCTGTTAGGAGGTCAGCCTCTCATCATTCTCAGTTCTACTGGACCCATCCTTATCTTCGAGAAACTGCTCTACGAGTTCTGCAa gtctaacactatagactacatggagcTGCGTCTGTGGATTGGTCTCCACTCCTGTCTGCAGTGTCTGATCCTGGTCGCCACGGATGCCAGTTACATCATCAAATATATCACCCGCTTCACCGAGGAGGGCTTCTCCAGCCTCATCTCCTTCATCTTCATCTCCGACGCCATCAAGAAGATG GTGGGCTCCTTTAAGTACTACCCCATCAACCGTGTCTTCAAGCCCGACTACGTTACCACCTACAGGTGTGACTGTATTGCACCTGACCAGG ctgCTGCAATGGCTTTTAATGTTTCAGTTCCACTAGCGGACGATAACATGACTGATTTG TATAACTTAACAGGTCTGGACTGGAGTCAGCTGAGTAAGAAGGAGTGTGTGAAGTATGGCGGCGCCCTGCTGGGGAACGCGTGTAAGTACGTCCCTGACCTGGCCCTCATATCTTTTATCCTGTTCTTCGGCACCTACTCCATGACCGTCTCCCTCAAGAAGTTCAAGACCAGCCGCTACTTCCCTACCAAG TGCCGTTCCCTGGTTGGCGACTTCTCCATCATCATCTCCATCCTGGTGTTCTGTGGGATAGACTACCTGTTAGGCCTGGACACACCCAAACTGCACGTGCCCACTGAAGTCAag CTGAGGAAGCTGATCAGTGATTTCTCCATCTTCATGTCAATCATGACGTTTGTGGGTCTGGATATGCTTGTAGGGCTGGACACACCCAAACTAATTGTACCCACAGAGTTTCAG ccGACGCGTCCAGACCGTGGCTGGGTGGTGATGCCGTTTGGTAAGAACCCGTGGTGGGTATATGTTGCCAGCGGCGTCCCTGCCCTCCTGGTCACCATCCTCATCTTCATGGACCAACAGATCAGCGCCGTCATCGTCAACCGCAAAGAGAACAAACTCAAG AAAGGTTGTGGGTACCATCTGGATCTGTTCTGGGTGGGTATTCTGATGGCAGTGTGTTCCTTCCTGGGCCTGCCCTGGTACGTGGCTGCTACTGTCATCTCCATCGCCCACATCGACTCTCTGAAGATGGAGAGTGAGTCCAGCGCCCCAGGAGAGCAGCCCCAGTTCCTGGGAGTCAG ggaGCAGAGGTTGACGGGTATTCTGGTGTTTGTCTTAACCGGAGTTTCCATCTTCCTAGCCCCTGTCCTTCAG TACATCCCCATGCCTGTTCTCTACGGTGTCTTCCTCTACATGGGAGTAGCCTCACTCGCAGGAATACag tTCTGGGAACGCATCAAGCTGTACCTGATGCCAGCCAAGCACCAGCCAGACTTCTCCTTCCTGCGTCACGTTCCTCTGAGGAGGGTCCATCTCTTCACCCTGGTCCAGATTATCTGTCTGGCTGTCCTCTGGACCCTCAAGTCTACCGTAGCTGCCATCATCTTCCCTGTCATG ATCCTGGGTCTGATGGTGGTGCGTAAGATGATGGACCTGATGTTTTCTCAACACGACCTGGCCTGGCTGGACGACATCCTGCCGGAGAAGgacaagaagaaggagaaggatgggaagaaaaagaaagacaacaaaaggACCAAAGCAGCAGAGCCGGAGAGCGACGAGGAG CCCAAgagtcccctccctcctccagtgAAGATACCCATGGACACCATAGACCTTCCTTCAGCACCTGACCCCTCTGTAAGCCCACCCACCCAGCCCCCCGTCTCTGACTGTGAGTAA
- the LOC106562986 gene encoding electrogenic sodium bicarbonate cotransporter 4 isoform X3, translating to MAHDWQGGRSRSHHRYEEDVKEPQPVYIGVPVTHGYSKRRRRKHRSQREQEKHHTHRVQHAQHEHTRHEHTHHDNHHDYQEHYKEEEEQEQHDIFDPDSTVSPAAERLRYILGEDDDMPTPTLFTEMDTLQHDGDEMEWKESARWVKFEEKVEEGGERWSKPHVSTLTLHSLFELRTCIQTGSVLLDLEGYSLPQIVDDIVDRQVADGLIGPELREKVSFVLLRKHRHQHKKPIHLSLADMGKSNNSPTSRSPQSVHNVSRSNVSRFPSSASGLHHSTEDLRAKSGSLGRLHPAQSRSMNDISDKPSTDQMKNKFMKKIPRDAEASNVLIGEVDFLDKPFVAFVRLAQATTLGGLTEVPVPTRFLFVLLGPHGKGKSYNEIGRAIATLMVDDLFSDVAYKARDRDDLIAGIDEFLDEVIVLPPGEWDPKIRIEPPKKVPSADMRKSVLNLNELGQVNGTAGGPGGGEDEEMPTPHELGEELQFTGRFCGGLWLDIKRKVPWILSDFSQGFHIQSISAVLFIYLGCITNAITFGGLLGDATDNYQGVMESFLGTALAGTVFCLLGGQPLIILSSTGPILIFEKLLYEFCKSNTIDYMELRLWIGLHSCLQCLILVATDASYIIKYITRFTEEGFSSLISFIFISDAIKKMVGSFKYYPINRVFKPDYVTTYRCDCIAPDQAAAMAFNVSVPLADDNMTDLYNLTGLDWSQLSKKECVKYGGALLGNACKYVPDLALISFILFFGTYSMTVSLKKFKTSRYFPTKCRSLVGDFSIIISILVFCGIDYLLGLDTPKLHVPTEVKLRKLISDFSIFMSIMTFVGLDMLVGLDTPKLIVPTEFQPTRPDRGWVVMPFGKNPWWVYVASGVPALLVTILIFMDQQISAVIVNRKENKLKKGCGYHLDLFWVGILMAVCSFLGLPWYVAATVISIAHIDSLKMESESSAPGEQPQFLGVREQRLTGILVFVLTGVSIFLAPVLQYIPMPVLYGVFLYMGVASLAGIQFWERIKLYLMPAKHQPDFSFLRHVPLRRVHLFTLVQIICLAVLWTLKSTVAAIIFPVMILGLMVVRKMMDLMFSQHDLAWLDDILPEKDKKKEKDGKKKKDNKRTKAAEPESDEECC from the exons aTGGCACATGATTGGCAGGGAGGTAGAAGTAGGAGTCACCACCGATATGAGGAAGACGTTAAGG aaccccagcctgtgtatattggtgttCCGGTAACACACGGCTACAGCAAAAGGAGACGCCGTAAACACCGCTCCCAACGCGaacaagagaaacaccacacacacCGCGTCCAACACGCACAACATGAACACACACGtcacgaacacacacaccacgACAATCACCATGACTACCAGGAACACTAcaaagaggaagaggagcaggagcAACATGACATATTTGACCCTGACTCCACAG TGTCCCCGGCGGCGGAGAGGCTGCGCTACATCCTGGGTGAAGATGACGACATGCCGACGCCCACTCTGTTTACGGAGATGGACACGCTGCAACACGATGGAGACGAGATGGAGTGGAAAGAGTCTgctag gtGGGTGAAGTTTgaagagaaggtggaggagggaggagagaggtggagtaaGCCCCATGTGTCCACCCTGACCCTCCACAGTCTGTTTGAGCTGAGGACCTGTATCCAGACTGGCAGTGTGCTGCTGGATCTGGAGGGATACTCCCTGCCACAGatagtgg aTGACATCGTGGATCGCCAGGTGGCAGAcggtctgattggtccagaacTGAGGGAGAAGGTCAGCTTTGTGTTGCTACGGAAACATCGCCACCAGCATAAGAAACCCATCCACCTCTCGCTAGCCGACATGGGCAAATCAAACAACTCCCCCAcaa gccgtAGTCCCCAGTCTGTTCATAATGTCAGTCGTAGTAACGTCAGTCGCTTTCCTAGTTCAGCCTCTGGCCTCCATCACTCTACAGAGGACTTACGAGCCAAGTCAGGCAGCCTTGGCCGCCTGC ATCCCGCGCAAAGCCGAAGCATGAACGACATTTCAGACAAGCCGAGCACAGACCAG atgaAAAACAAGTTCATGAAGAAGATTCCTCGTGATGCAGAGGCGTCTAACGTTCTGATTGGAGAAGTGGACTTCCTGGATAAACCATTTGTAGCGTTCGTACGTCTGGCCCAAGCTACCACACTGGGAGGCCTGACCGAGGTCCCAGTAcctaccag GTTTCTGTTTGTCTTGCTGGGTCCTCATGGCAAAGGCAAGTCCTACAACGAGATTGGCCGAGCTATCGCCACGCTCATGGTGGATGAC TTGTTCAGTGACGTGGCGTATAAAGCCCGGGACCGTGATGACCTGATCGCGGGGATTGATGAGTTTCTGGATGAGGTCATCGTTCTGCCCCCAGGGGAGTGGGACCCCAAAATACGCATTGAGCCCCCCAAGAAGGTCCCCTCTGCTGACATGAG GAAGTCTGTGCTGAACCTGAACGAGCTAGGCCAGGTGAACGGGACGGCTGGAGggccaggaggaggagaggacgagGAGATGCCCACCCCCCACGAACTGGGAGAGGAACTGCAATTCACTGGCAG gttCTGTGGAGGCCTGTGGCTGGACATTAAGAGGAAGGTCCCGTGGATCCTTAGTGATTTCTCCCAGGGCTTTCACATCCAGTCCATCTCCGCTGTTCTGTTCATCTACCTGGGCTGCATCACCAACGCCATCACCTTCGGAGGCCTGCTGGGGGACGCCACAGACAACTACCag GGTGTGATGGAGAGTTTCCTGGGTACAGCGTTAGCAGGGACAGTGTTCTGTCTGTTAGGAGGTCAGCCTCTCATCATTCTCAGTTCTACTGGACCCATCCTTATCTTCGAGAAACTGCTCTACGAGTTCTGCAa gtctaacactatagactacatggagcTGCGTCTGTGGATTGGTCTCCACTCCTGTCTGCAGTGTCTGATCCTGGTCGCCACGGATGCCAGTTACATCATCAAATATATCACCCGCTTCACCGAGGAGGGCTTCTCCAGCCTCATCTCCTTCATCTTCATCTCCGACGCCATCAAGAAGATG GTGGGCTCCTTTAAGTACTACCCCATCAACCGTGTCTTCAAGCCCGACTACGTTACCACCTACAGGTGTGACTGTATTGCACCTGACCAGG ctgCTGCAATGGCTTTTAATGTTTCAGTTCCACTAGCGGACGATAACATGACTGATTTG TATAACTTAACAGGTCTGGACTGGAGTCAGCTGAGTAAGAAGGAGTGTGTGAAGTATGGCGGCGCCCTGCTGGGGAACGCGTGTAAGTACGTCCCTGACCTGGCCCTCATATCTTTTATCCTGTTCTTCGGCACCTACTCCATGACCGTCTCCCTCAAGAAGTTCAAGACCAGCCGCTACTTCCCTACCAAG TGCCGTTCCCTGGTTGGCGACTTCTCCATCATCATCTCCATCCTGGTGTTCTGTGGGATAGACTACCTGTTAGGCCTGGACACACCCAAACTGCACGTGCCCACTGAAGTCAag CTGAGGAAGCTGATCAGTGATTTCTCCATCTTCATGTCAATCATGACGTTTGTGGGTCTGGATATGCTTGTAGGGCTGGACACACCCAAACTAATTGTACCCACAGAGTTTCAG ccGACGCGTCCAGACCGTGGCTGGGTGGTGATGCCGTTTGGTAAGAACCCGTGGTGGGTATATGTTGCCAGCGGCGTCCCTGCCCTCCTGGTCACCATCCTCATCTTCATGGACCAACAGATCAGCGCCGTCATCGTCAACCGCAAAGAGAACAAACTCAAG AAAGGTTGTGGGTACCATCTGGATCTGTTCTGGGTGGGTATTCTGATGGCAGTGTGTTCCTTCCTGGGCCTGCCCTGGTACGTGGCTGCTACTGTCATCTCCATCGCCCACATCGACTCTCTGAAGATGGAGAGTGAGTCCAGCGCCCCAGGAGAGCAGCCCCAGTTCCTGGGAGTCAG ggaGCAGAGGTTGACGGGTATTCTGGTGTTTGTCTTAACCGGAGTTTCCATCTTCCTAGCCCCTGTCCTTCAG TACATCCCCATGCCTGTTCTCTACGGTGTCTTCCTCTACATGGGAGTAGCCTCACTCGCAGGAATACag tTCTGGGAACGCATCAAGCTGTACCTGATGCCAGCCAAGCACCAGCCAGACTTCTCCTTCCTGCGTCACGTTCCTCTGAGGAGGGTCCATCTCTTCACCCTGGTCCAGATTATCTGTCTGGCTGTCCTCTGGACCCTCAAGTCTACCGTAGCTGCCATCATCTTCCCTGTCATG ATCCTGGGTCTGATGGTGGTGCGTAAGATGATGGACCTGATGTTTTCTCAACACGACCTGGCCTGGCTGGACGACATCCTGCCGGAGAAGgacaagaagaaggagaaggatgggaagaaaaagaaagacaacaaaaggACCAAAGCAGCAGAGCCGGAGAGCGACGAGGAG TGTTGCTGA
- the LOC106562986 gene encoding electrogenic sodium bicarbonate cotransporter 4 isoform X5 has product MAHDWQGGRSRSHHRYEEDVKEPQPVYIGVPVTHGYSKRRRRKHRSQREQEKHHTHRVQHAQHEHTRHEHTHHDNHHDYQEHYKEEEEQEQHDIFDPDSTVSPAAERLRYILGEDDDMPTPTLFTEMDTLQHDGDEMEWKESARWVKFEEKVEEGGERWSKPHVSTLTLHSLFELRTCIQTGSVLLDLEGYSLPQIVDDIVDRQVADGLIGPELREKVSFVLLRKHRHQHKKPIHLSLADMGKSNNSPTSRSPQSVHNVSRSNVSRFPSSASGLHHSTEDLRAKSGSLGRLHPAQSRSMNDISDKPSTDQMKNKFMKKIPRDAEASNVLIGEVDFLDKPFVAFVRLAQATTLGGLTEVPVPTRFLFVLLGPHGKGKSYNEIGRAIATLMVDDLFSDVAYKARDRDDLIAGIDEFLDEVIVLPPGEWDPKIRIEPPKKVPSADMRKSVLNLNELGQVNGTAGGPGGGEDEEMPTPHELGEELQFTGRFCGGLWLDIKRKVPWILSDFSQGFHIQSISAVLFIYLGCITNAITFGGLLGDATDNYQGVMESFLGTALAGTVFCLLGGQPLIILSSTGPILIFEKLLYEFCKSNTIDYMELRLWIGLHSCLQCLILVATDASYIIKYITRFTEEGFSSLISFIFISDAIKKMVGSFKYYPINRVFKPDYVTTYRCDCIAPDQAAAMAFNVSVPLADDNMTDLYNLTGLDWSQLSKKECVKYGGALLGNACKYVPDLALISFILFFGTYSMTVSLKKFKTSRYFPTKCRSLVGDFSIIISILVFCGIDYLLGLDTPKLHVPTEVKPTRPDRGWVVMPFGKNPWWVYVASGVPALLVTILIFMDQQISAVIVNRKENKLKKGCGYHLDLFWVGILMAVCSFLGLPWYVAATVISIAHIDSLKMESESSAPGEQPQFLGVREQRLTGILVFVLTGVSIFLAPVLQYIPMPVLYGVFLYMGVASLAGIQFWERIKLYLMPAKHQPDFSFLRHVPLRRVHLFTLVQIICLAVLWTLKSTVAAIIFPVMILGLMVVRKMMDLMFSQHDLAWLDDILPEKDKKKEKDGKKKKDNKRTKAAEPESDEEPKSPLPPPVKIPMDTIDLPSAPDPSVSPPTQPPVSDCE; this is encoded by the exons aTGGCACATGATTGGCAGGGAGGTAGAAGTAGGAGTCACCACCGATATGAGGAAGACGTTAAGG aaccccagcctgtgtatattggtgttCCGGTAACACACGGCTACAGCAAAAGGAGACGCCGTAAACACCGCTCCCAACGCGaacaagagaaacaccacacacacCGCGTCCAACACGCACAACATGAACACACACGtcacgaacacacacaccacgACAATCACCATGACTACCAGGAACACTAcaaagaggaagaggagcaggagcAACATGACATATTTGACCCTGACTCCACAG TGTCCCCGGCGGCGGAGAGGCTGCGCTACATCCTGGGTGAAGATGACGACATGCCGACGCCCACTCTGTTTACGGAGATGGACACGCTGCAACACGATGGAGACGAGATGGAGTGGAAAGAGTCTgctag gtGGGTGAAGTTTgaagagaaggtggaggagggaggagagaggtggagtaaGCCCCATGTGTCCACCCTGACCCTCCACAGTCTGTTTGAGCTGAGGACCTGTATCCAGACTGGCAGTGTGCTGCTGGATCTGGAGGGATACTCCCTGCCACAGatagtgg aTGACATCGTGGATCGCCAGGTGGCAGAcggtctgattggtccagaacTGAGGGAGAAGGTCAGCTTTGTGTTGCTACGGAAACATCGCCACCAGCATAAGAAACCCATCCACCTCTCGCTAGCCGACATGGGCAAATCAAACAACTCCCCCAcaa gccgtAGTCCCCAGTCTGTTCATAATGTCAGTCGTAGTAACGTCAGTCGCTTTCCTAGTTCAGCCTCTGGCCTCCATCACTCTACAGAGGACTTACGAGCCAAGTCAGGCAGCCTTGGCCGCCTGC ATCCCGCGCAAAGCCGAAGCATGAACGACATTTCAGACAAGCCGAGCACAGACCAG atgaAAAACAAGTTCATGAAGAAGATTCCTCGTGATGCAGAGGCGTCTAACGTTCTGATTGGAGAAGTGGACTTCCTGGATAAACCATTTGTAGCGTTCGTACGTCTGGCCCAAGCTACCACACTGGGAGGCCTGACCGAGGTCCCAGTAcctaccag GTTTCTGTTTGTCTTGCTGGGTCCTCATGGCAAAGGCAAGTCCTACAACGAGATTGGCCGAGCTATCGCCACGCTCATGGTGGATGAC TTGTTCAGTGACGTGGCGTATAAAGCCCGGGACCGTGATGACCTGATCGCGGGGATTGATGAGTTTCTGGATGAGGTCATCGTTCTGCCCCCAGGGGAGTGGGACCCCAAAATACGCATTGAGCCCCCCAAGAAGGTCCCCTCTGCTGACATGAG GAAGTCTGTGCTGAACCTGAACGAGCTAGGCCAGGTGAACGGGACGGCTGGAGggccaggaggaggagaggacgagGAGATGCCCACCCCCCACGAACTGGGAGAGGAACTGCAATTCACTGGCAG gttCTGTGGAGGCCTGTGGCTGGACATTAAGAGGAAGGTCCCGTGGATCCTTAGTGATTTCTCCCAGGGCTTTCACATCCAGTCCATCTCCGCTGTTCTGTTCATCTACCTGGGCTGCATCACCAACGCCATCACCTTCGGAGGCCTGCTGGGGGACGCCACAGACAACTACCag GGTGTGATGGAGAGTTTCCTGGGTACAGCGTTAGCAGGGACAGTGTTCTGTCTGTTAGGAGGTCAGCCTCTCATCATTCTCAGTTCTACTGGACCCATCCTTATCTTCGAGAAACTGCTCTACGAGTTCTGCAa gtctaacactatagactacatggagcTGCGTCTGTGGATTGGTCTCCACTCCTGTCTGCAGTGTCTGATCCTGGTCGCCACGGATGCCAGTTACATCATCAAATATATCACCCGCTTCACCGAGGAGGGCTTCTCCAGCCTCATCTCCTTCATCTTCATCTCCGACGCCATCAAGAAGATG GTGGGCTCCTTTAAGTACTACCCCATCAACCGTGTCTTCAAGCCCGACTACGTTACCACCTACAGGTGTGACTGTATTGCACCTGACCAGG ctgCTGCAATGGCTTTTAATGTTTCAGTTCCACTAGCGGACGATAACATGACTGATTTG TATAACTTAACAGGTCTGGACTGGAGTCAGCTGAGTAAGAAGGAGTGTGTGAAGTATGGCGGCGCCCTGCTGGGGAACGCGTGTAAGTACGTCCCTGACCTGGCCCTCATATCTTTTATCCTGTTCTTCGGCACCTACTCCATGACCGTCTCCCTCAAGAAGTTCAAGACCAGCCGCTACTTCCCTACCAAG TGCCGTTCCCTGGTTGGCGACTTCTCCATCATCATCTCCATCCTGGTGTTCTGTGGGATAGACTACCTGTTAGGCCTGGACACACCCAAACTGCACGTGCCCACTGAAGTCAag ccGACGCGTCCAGACCGTGGCTGGGTGGTGATGCCGTTTGGTAAGAACCCGTGGTGGGTATATGTTGCCAGCGGCGTCCCTGCCCTCCTGGTCACCATCCTCATCTTCATGGACCAACAGATCAGCGCCGTCATCGTCAACCGCAAAGAGAACAAACTCAAG AAAGGTTGTGGGTACCATCTGGATCTGTTCTGGGTGGGTATTCTGATGGCAGTGTGTTCCTTCCTGGGCCTGCCCTGGTACGTGGCTGCTACTGTCATCTCCATCGCCCACATCGACTCTCTGAAGATGGAGAGTGAGTCCAGCGCCCCAGGAGAGCAGCCCCAGTTCCTGGGAGTCAG ggaGCAGAGGTTGACGGGTATTCTGGTGTTTGTCTTAACCGGAGTTTCCATCTTCCTAGCCCCTGTCCTTCAG TACATCCCCATGCCTGTTCTCTACGGTGTCTTCCTCTACATGGGAGTAGCCTCACTCGCAGGAATACag tTCTGGGAACGCATCAAGCTGTACCTGATGCCAGCCAAGCACCAGCCAGACTTCTCCTTCCTGCGTCACGTTCCTCTGAGGAGGGTCCATCTCTTCACCCTGGTCCAGATTATCTGTCTGGCTGTCCTCTGGACCCTCAAGTCTACCGTAGCTGCCATCATCTTCCCTGTCATG ATCCTGGGTCTGATGGTGGTGCGTAAGATGATGGACCTGATGTTTTCTCAACACGACCTGGCCTGGCTGGACGACATCCTGCCGGAGAAGgacaagaagaaggagaaggatgggaagaaaaagaaagacaacaaaaggACCAAAGCAGCAGAGCCGGAGAGCGACGAGGAG CCCAAgagtcccctccctcctccagtgAAGATACCCATGGACACCATAGACCTTCCTTCAGCACCTGACCCCTCTGTAAGCCCACCCACCCAGCCCCCCGTCTCTGACTGTGAGTAA